A stretch of DNA from Panulirus ornatus isolate Po-2019 chromosome 14, ASM3632096v1, whole genome shotgun sequence:
TTCTCCATCACTGAGGAACAGGTCAGTACAACGTACGTTAATCATCTCTGCTGCCCTCTCTGATTCGGTCTCCGTGAAATACTGTACACCAGTAATTTCTTCCCAGATTGAAGGTTGATAGTTTTATTTCAAGAAGCGTGAACGTACTATTTTTCGTagttatatctttatttttattagAAATAGATATCATACAGGTAAGAATACCATCAATTTGTCTTTAGCAATGTAGGTCAACAGCGGTGTTACATAAGATGTGGAACCTTGTATCAGTAGATACAAGACCTTGAACAGATAACTTGACATTTTTTCTTCGTATACGGCCAGTACCTTGCACTACCTACTCCTGAATGTCTAGATTAAATCTTGAATAGCACCACATGCCAAACGCATTTTAACAATTTGCTCGTTTCAAACTTATCCCTTATTCGCAGTTCTCCTTTGAGACGTAAACTCAAGCCAATGTCTTTATGGTGTTTGGTATGGTTTCGCCAATTTCTTTGTTGTATCGTGTGGTATGAGATTTATTTCTGCCGTGTCGCAGACCTCCAATTACTTTCTCATTTCCTGACGCATGCTCAAACCGTGGTGTTCTACTAAATGCAATCTAAAACCACTATCTCTTTTTGTTGTATACTGATTTTGCTGTctcatttcgtaaaatcaagtgTGTGGTATAAACTCACACACCTGATTCTCATATGAATTCACAAACAACTTAAAACCTCTGTCTCATACTGTAAACTCGAATATTTCATGTTATCCCTCGTCACTTTCCCATATTGTAACCTCGCACAATATTGTCTCgtaatctctcaccagtgtctccctaatatatatatatatatatatatatatatatatatatatatatatatatatatatatatatatatatatatagagagagagagagagagagagagagagagagagagagagagagactactgcaGGATTTCTAAGTTCCAGTTATACTTCCAGGAATCGTGGGTTGGAGCGGTGATGCCAGCGTGTGGCCTTCTGGGCAGTGTGGCCACGGGGCCACTTGTGGACCACTTGGGCCGCCGGACCACTCTCCTCCACCTAACTTGGCCCTACATGCTCTGTACGTACTAGGCTAAATTGGCCccatatatcccccccccccaaacttagCTATGTATGCACGCCCACCGACACATCGGCTTGCACGGCATTGGAAGTCTCCTAGCTTGCTTGCCTGGTACTTCGTAGGCCTCTCTGTCCTCAGGCATATTCCATTACATGGGTGTGTAATTCCTGTGGCGTAGTGGGTCCTTCATTATGTGTACTTCCCATGGCTAGATTACTGGCCGATTATGTTCTTTATGTTCTCTGGCTCATTGAATTATCTGATTTTGTGCATGGCTTGGGTTAactgtttttttcattttctgcataTCCCCAGGCGTATTTGGCTCTTAAACCTTTGTAAGTTAGGTTTACCCAACCTttcagtgctttatatatatatatatatatatatatatatatatatatatatatatatatatatatatatatatatatatatctttcatactattcgccatttcccgcgttagcgagttagtgttaagaacagaggactgagcctttaagggaatatccacacttggcccacttctctgttccttcttttggaaaattgaaaacgagaggggaggatgtccagcccccactcccgccccttttagccgccttctccgacacgcagggaatacgtgggagatattcattctcctctatccccagggatatatatatatataatgccctccGACAGCAAGATTCGAACCTCTACTATTTGTGTGGGAACTGACTGGGTGCGCTTACCAATGGGCCTTATAATAATGATAGAGAattgactattcgagtactagtATAGGAAGTGGTAGAGGTTCGAATCCCGCTGTCGGAGGGCATTCAGTTATATGAAAGTGCGCTTCCATTGCACTATTATATTagtttatgtgtgagtgtgtttatatgtatgtatatagcctTGTTCCTCCCTCAGCTTGGGCGATGATAGCCATGTCAGGAGGCGTGGGTGGCGTGGTCCTGGGTCGCATGCTGGCCGGGTTCTGTGTGGGAGTGCAAACTGCGGCAGGGTCGGTCTTCCTGCCCGAGATCGTCCAGGTCGACCTCCGCAACAccatgttcatcttcccctcggtcTTGGGTACCCTTGGTAAGGCCCAGTGAGCAACTACTCACTGAACTGTGTCTCCCGACAAGACTTTGGTgtattggctttttttttttttatcaggcaCTAGGAGGGAGTGGAGCTGtcaggagtgagagtgggagagtgcCCGGGTGAATACATCCATAGTGATGAAAGTGGTTGCATGACGTCATCTAGATAAGCGGGAGAGGACATGCCCAGCTCTTACGAGTTAggtctctttattttatatacCCTTTGCTGCAGTTTTGTGTGTTCCTGTTGCAGGTCTACTGGTAAGCTTCGCAGCTGGTCAGTACCTCACATGGCGTGGGCTGGCGTGGCTAGGCGCGGCTTTATGCGTCCCTATCCTGGCACTTCTCTACCCCGTGCCCGAGACTCCGCACCACCTCACGAGCACGGGTAAGTGTGGCAATGCTAGGCTATGAGTCAAGTACATCGGTTGAAGACCAGACCAGGCGGGCAAGATCCTCAGCAAGGGTGAGAGGAACCAGGCACTCGCTGTCCGTTGTATAGGACGATAAAGTTTCATAAGACTAACACATATGTTAGTCTCATCAAAAGTAATTTGTTTTTATTGATGAATTTAAGTAATTTGCAGGTTGCTATGGTTCTTCACTCATTGCTTTAGCCACAAAGATTATACATTTGATATATATCTTAACTTAAAACTTATATTAACCGAACAGTTCACAAACATTTACAGGGTCTTTTCATTAAAATTATGCGAAAGGCGAGGGAAGGCTACGAGATGCCCTCACCTATGTTTGGGTTGCCGTGTCTGGGCGCTCTCAGCAAGGATAAACAATGATGCCACAGTTACCACACACCAGTTAATTTTCACAGATAGTCATTCACTTATGTTGGTTTTGTTAGCTGCTCGCCATGATGTTTATGTAATGTTGTGGGTATTTTTCCGTGCGTTTCACCTGACACTAGTCAGTAAAAATTTAGATTTTAAGTGATGAGGATATTCATGCCTAGCCCAACCGCTCGTGCTGTACGGCACCACAACCGCTTGATTTAGTTTATGTGCTTGAATTTTTAAGTTATTATTTGTATATAATGTGATTTTTTGGTCATCTTCCTTACTTTAGATTTTGTTCCAATTGATAAATTGAAATGAAGCATTAGAGGCGGGTAAACGAAGTATGAGTATTGTCTTATATGAAAATTTCTTTTCAACAGGCAAGAAAGAAGAATCAATGGCCGCCTTGCAAAAGCTGCGACGCTCAGCCCAGGACGCTGAACGGGAGCAGCAGGAGAtcagcagcagctgcagtcagGACAGCACCGACGTCAGTGTATGGGAGATCATGCAGCCTCCCAACCTGTGGCCTGTGAGCGTCGGAGCTGCCCTCATGGTGGCCCAGCAAACCACCGGCATCAACGTTATTGTGTTCTACGCCTCCACCATCCTGGAGGCTAACGGGGGCGGCATGGACAGCGGTACTTCGTCAGTGTTATTGGGTCTTGTAAATTTCTTCAGCACCTTCCTTGCCATGATCGTTGTGGCTAAGTACAAGCGGCGTTACTTGATGACTATCTCGACGATAGTGGTCGTGGTGTCCCTCCTCACTCTGTCGCTCTTCTTCTGGGCCCAGACGGTAGGAGGCACCGTCGCCGCCATAGCCCAAACCTTGTCCTTTGTTCCGGTGGTGGCGCTGTTGACCTATATGGTTGGCTTCGGTCTCGCCTGGGGTCCCATACCTTGGGTGTTCTTAGGGGAGGGAATGCCCAGCCGAGTGCGAGGTAAAGCTGTTGCTGTGGTGGCAGGCGTTAATTGGGCTTCGACTTTCCTGACCACCAAAACCTTCGGGTGGAGTTTAGCCTCATTAGGGGCCCACAACACTTTCCTAGGTTATGCAGTGGCGACCATCTTGGGCACCACACTCATTCTCCCAGCCATGCCGGAGACTTACGGCCAGTCCACCGCTCAGATGGACAAACTCTACCTGGAAGCAGCCAACAAGAAGCAACAATAATCTTGTGCTTTTTTGATGTATTTTAAGCAATCAGAGAATAGACCGGTAAAAGACAGGGGTCCATTCAGCCATACACTTGGCAGATGTAACGACGACAAAGTCGTACCTGAAAATATATGAAGGGAACATTTTGGCATAAAGGTATATACAGGATGGCCACTACTGACCCCTATCTATACTATGTACCCATCCAAGATATATTGAAAGCTTCCTAGTATATTTGGTATTATGATTTAATTTGGTAATCTGCTCCTTATTTTTTACTTAACACACATTTTGTACTTAGCAAATAAAAATCCTAAAAACTCTTAGTAGTTTAAGTTACTGTGtatgaaaacgtgtgtgtgtgtgagttcatgAATACAATATTCTAAAATGATAGTCTCAACCCAGGTTTTCTTGATGTTGCCACCCTGAAGAGTAAAGTAAGGAAACGTTCACACCTCAAGACTAAACTCGAAATTGACTTCAGATACAGCTCGCTGTGTATGTTAAAAAGTACATAACCTCAATATAGTTTCCCACCATATACAGGTAAGTACCGTAGCGTGAAATCATGGTAACTTGTACTCTCAACTGATTACATTGTCATCATACCCTTTGGTGTGTTACGTACTATGAGAGATTCAAAAATGCGATTATTCATTTGGGATCGACATGAAAGATTGTATGATTGATGCAAATTTTAATTTTCGTTCATCTGCATAAGGAAGTGTACTACAAGATTATCCCCCCCGCGATCTGTATGAACCATGACGCGACGATGGTGGGTTTGTTTGGTGCAATAATGGCTAGATCTATGACCGGGGATTTTCCTCTTCGTGGTAGGCTTAACCATGCTGCAAAGGACGAGCTTACGCTATCAGACGAACACATGTTGGCTATTTTTCTCCTATACTTTTCGGtcttcccttcttggtctatCAAACCTGGAATGGGTCACATGTTTGAGCCAGGAGACCAATCCATTTTGGTGTGTCAGATGAATGTCTGAGGTAGAATATTCTAATATATATCAAGATCGCTGAGTAGCCTTAGATACCCCAATGCTTGGCTAATAAACCtgaattttataatccaatccaaccCAGTGCAGTTTCAGATGTTTGACTTTAAAATCCAACCACGTCTGCTGTTTTTTAAAATTATCACGTCATCTGAACCAGGCACATGATGCCAAAGTATGTTATGGCTCACGTGCTGATAAAATAGTTTTCACACTCCTGGGGAAGGCTGGTGTCAATTCACtgccttttcctttttatttctgaAATAAACTATGCATGAGTTACTGGTTAGTAGGTTAGTGTAGTAAACATATATAGACTGGTTGAACAATGGCGTTGCGCAAGAATAACAAAGACATACAAAACAGCAAAGTTTTTGAAAATGGTAAACCTAACAAAACAAAACTGTAATCATGCCAGCTGTATCACTGCAAACCATCAATTTTCTATAACAACTCAAAAATATGTGATGTTTTTATGTCCACATGTGTTCCAGAGATTGTCTGGTGTACCTGCACCTTTATACTCTTCTagtttgttgatatttttttACATTGTTCGCATTTATTTACAGAACTTATGTTTTTGATACTTGAGCCACTTGAAGCAAAAGACGAACAAAtgtctttttatctttttgtccaaaacatcgttttcttttaccattttttttcatacatgtgacGTAACCATGTAAACATACATGCGTTCAAGAGAGATTTTATCTTTAAAAGTTCTCACGTAAGTCATGAAATTACTCTTTACATTATTTTTAGTCCATGCCTGTATTTcaaaaaagtaatcacaaaacaAGATATTTTAAACTTTCAGATGAGAActgtcgcttttttttttttttttacgtatactTCAAATGCACACGGGCACAGCGAGTAGACAAACAAAGAAGACTTTAAAGGTAATATATTTCTTTGATGATATTGCAACTAAGATAACTTGGTTTTTCCAAGAACGATGGTGAGTTTGACTTCAGTTTCTGTTGATTGTTAAACAGGACATTCATGTTTTCCGATTTGTAACACCATATTTGCCTTCGTCCTGTACTCGAATTGCTTTCAAGCGGTGGGTATTCATTTGGAATTCATGGGTTTGCATAACGTATATAGCAGCAACATATGTAATACCTGATGTAGTATTCCTAGAACAACTCAAATAAGTCGTAAAACACATATCCATATTAGTAGTATTCCTAGAACAACGCAAATAAGTTGTAAAACACATATCCATATTGGTAGTGTTCCTAGAACAACGCAAATAAGTCGTAAAACACATATCCATATTGGTTCAATTAAGGAAATAATGAAGCATTGATGTTTGCGTAACATGACTGACCAAAAATTCAGAACTCGGAGAACCTTAATACTAAGAAGCAAGAAATGCCATTGTGCAGAAATTGATAATAATTCAGGTTAGTTCTTCATCACTTTTTGGATACTGAGAGAGTTGTAGACAGCATGAAAACACCTGGGAAGATTGATTATGTACATTTGATAAATGATAGTAAATTAGGGAATGGTTGTGAGGTTAATGTATAGGAGGGGAAAATAGGGCTAATGTGAAGTAGGTAATACATAATAAAATGAAGGTAAAAAGCAAGAAAACGTACGTGCGTTTTATAGGTTACGATCTATGTTGTACTCTTAACAGAATCATTATTGCCACAGCGGAGAGTGATTTAAAGATGTGGGATTTTCCTTTTTAGCTCTTCAAACCAATATGTCAGTATTAGATGTCATTGTTGGCAGGattatgagggagaggggaaaatgtGGTGCTAtataacactggtcaacaaaattttaatttttttttgtcccacaCACTTAAATAGGTGGACTTTATAGTACTTTTTACTCTGAATTCAAAACTgtgtttagaatttttttttatcaggcaTGGCTTTTAAGTGAGAGAGCAATTAAATTTTACAATAAGTGGATATTACTCCTTCATAAATAAGGCTGGGATTACGCTAAAAAAATTACCTCTTGAATGGAGTGTACAATTTTTTGGTTATATgtggcctcaggaacatccctcTATAGTGTTCAGCAGTAATCTAccaacatagaggggctccactttccttggtactgCTTTCCCTGTCCAAAATGTTTTGGTGAGATCTTTTTCTGTGCTCATCATTGACTGCCCATAGATTTTCTGGGAGAAAATCTAAGTGCCAGTCCAAAATGTGGATTTGTAGACTTGCATTGCACCCCAGAGCTTTATAAGAAGTCTTTGCAAAATGCCAGAcaatcttcaagggagaaaaattctttgaaaacaacAAGGTATTCATAGTAAGAACTAACTTTAATTTCATTCTGGAGgattccagccctttaacctgAAACCCAAAAGTTTGGCTTGCTTAGATAGATTCAAATCATGGATAAGATCATTAAGATCTCtttgactcagcaaatgtggttcacttgaagaacaacttgcttcaaatgttggatccatattgtcctctacttgcTCTGCCTTCTCCTCACCAGACTCATCACTCAttgtcatgtttcttggaggctgTGGCACAGGTAATTCCTAACTGTGAGGTACTGACCTAATAGTAGATAGTGAATTAGGATATTTAACAGTATgtttggattttgatgttataccattcatatttgtcaggcagaagtagcaatcgGAAACGTGATCTTTAGGTTCTCTCTAAACCATAGAAATGGCAAAAGGCATATGGCGTGAACCTTTTGCCTATGCTATGAGAAGCCTGACACACGTGACAACAAATATGGGGGctcaacttttatcctggtcacccactttacaaccaaagttaTGTATCATTTTTTAGTGAGGGGTGTGAAAAAACGTTTTTGCAACATGAATGTCAGTTCATAGCAGATGTAGCAGAAAGGATTTGAACCATTTACCCAGTTTCTCTTCATTATAATGGTGGATGATGTATCAGCACAACTGTTGAGTACACCAAAGCACAATCTGTCAATAGGGAGGAAAAGACACttgtttacacattgagttctGTCTTGCAcctgacagagaactgctactcaggtgTGGGCATTGTTTGAATGACCCAACATTTTCAGTCATGTTTCTGCAGGCCcttggtgactcatttatctaggcttgtggtttcaaaaagaagctattacacttcacaaacaatgaatgTTTgttaaacattttgtttcaaatgtTCCATACAACACTGGTACATGTATACTGTACAAAGTGATATgtgagtatgctggaacaaaaaactatgggtgattgagaaattctgaaaacatatttggattcagcatgCGAAATTACttacgaaacttttttttttttttttccatgggacaaagtctttgttgaccagtgtaatagGTAATGTAAAATGCCAATAGATATGAAAATGATTAATTGTGTACTATAGTACTTTAGATATCATGTGAGTTGTATTATTAATGACATTTAATTGCTACCGAGATGTATTTCACTTA
This window harbors:
- the LOC139753295 gene encoding facilitated trehalose transporter Tret1-like, whose product is MEEACGIDKPADAGTLKELNHVENPTDTIKPRDMLEELEESSEMKGTMENLDDGDEPSETAKLTRIAKEVDMTDSSGETVETPTEVEEEEDEVDEPTENMEKTQGKVEELDEIEKTTEAKEKQTDMLEDLDEADKPEETMEKSRVMVEEVEETVNQAEAVEKSAETKKDPKETLEKLTDISYIIYQAMGAAAVGMGGMVASLAMGYTSPALPSMRADPNFSITEEQESWVGAVMPACGLLGSVATGPLVDHLGRRTTLLHLTWPYMLSWAMIAMSGGVGGVVLGRMLAGFCVGVQTAAGSVFLPEIVQVDLRNTMFIFPSVLGTLGLLVSFAAGQYLTWRGLAWLGAALCVPILALLYPVPETPHHLTSTGKKEESMAALQKLRRSAQDAEREQQEISSSCSQDSTDVSVWEIMQPPNLWPVSVGAALMVAQQTTGINVIVFYASTILEANGGGMDSGTSSVLLGLVNFFSTFLAMIVVAKYKRRYLMTISTIVVVVSLLTLSLFFWAQTVGGTVAAIAQTLSFVPVVALLTYMVGFGLAWGPIPWVFLGEGMPSRVRGKAVAVVAGVNWASTFLTTKTFGWSLASLGAHNTFLGYAVATILGTTLILPAMPETYGQSTAQMDKLYLEAANKKQQ